GTTACAATCCATATAGGCGTCTAACGTAATTCTATATCTGGTAAAACCAGGATTTAGAGGATCTGGTCCAATAAATTCATATCCCATGTTTCCACCGATAAGGTGCGTTGCATGAGCTCCAAAACTTAAAATAACAAATAATAGGGTTGCTATAAGTTTCATTTGCGAACTTGATTTAGAAAGCAGTGTAAAATTCTTCAAAGTCAGTTTGTTAATGATTTTTAATGTGTGTTTAAGTGAGGAGAACCCAAAGATATAAATTGTTTAGAATATCTCTAATTACCCGCTTATTATCTAGACGCAAGTTACTTCAAAAGAGTTTGTTAAACAAGATTGTTTTTTTAGGGTTTGGAGTGAAAAGAGTCCCCTTTAAATTAAGGGAACCCGAATATTTAAATGATTTATTTAATCGCTTTTCTGCGTGCTTTTTCTTCCAGTAAATCTGTAAGTTCTTTACCCATTTGACCTGCAATTGAAGTGTTTTCCTCCGCTCTTCTGGTCAAATAAGGAATAGCTGCTTTAACAGGACCATATGGTAAATACTTGGAGACATTGTATCCCGCATTAGCTAAATTAAAACTAATGGTATCACTCATCCCTTTTAATTGAGAAAAGTATATTCTACGGTCGTTATTAGCTAGTTTATGTTTTTTCATAAGCTCAACCAACTTCATAGAACTTAAAGCATTATGGGTGCCATTACAGATTTCACAATGCGCAATATTGTCTATCATCATTTCAATGGCCAAATCAAAATCTCTATCCGTAGACTCTTTGTCAGGTTGGATGAACGTTTTATAGCCCATGTCTTTGGCACGTTGATTCTCTTTTTCCAGATATGCTCCTCTTACGAACTTAATACCTAAGAACCAGCCTTCTTTTTTAGACTCAGCGATTAGTTTCTTAAGATGATCAATTTTATCCCAACGATACATCTGTAAGGTATGGAAAACGATAGCTTTCTTCTTATTGTACACACGCATTCTGGATTCTACCAGGCGATCAATAGCTGGCTGAATCCAGGTTTCTTCCGCATCCACATAAATCGGAACACCTGTTTCATGCGCTACTTTACAGATTTGCTCGAATCGGTCAACTGCACGTTTGTATTCTTGTTTTTCCGCATCCGAGAGCGGAGTTTCAGCGGTCATTTTTTCCAATAATTCAAATCTGAATACACCAGTCATTTTCATACATGCTACTGGTATTCCATCAGTGGTTTCAGCTTTTCGAATTACATTAATAATTTGATTTTTTGTGCTTTCAAAAGTTTCCTCATCTTGCGCCCCTTCAACCGCATAATCTAAAATAGATCCTACGTTGTATTTATAAAGTTCTTCAACCTTGTCTAAACTTTCCGTTAGATTCGTGCCCCCACAGAATTGGCGGAAAACTGTAGCTTTAACAATTCCCGTAATGGGTAAATGTGTAGCTAAAGCAAACTGAGACAAAGCAGTACCCACTTTTACCAAAGTAGGGTTTTGCATAAGTTGAAACATTTTAATGGAAAAATCCAAATCTTTATCGGAGAGGTGAGAAAAAGCCGTTTTAGTATCGTTAAAAGACACCTTCAAATTCTCGTTGTTTTGATTTGTCATTACTTCATAAAATTAGACCTCAAAACTATAAAAAAAAACAGCTCTAAGATCCCTATTATTTACTGATCTTACCTCATAAAAATATATGAGAAATAATGGTTTTGTTTAGGGTTAGAATGAGCTGATTAAGATTGATTTATTCGTTTGAACCCAAAGATTCAAAGTCTACATCCATGTAATCGGACTCCATTTGGTTTCCGGACTCAATACCATTTCCATTTTGAAGTTGTTCAATCATTTCAATGGCTTGATTAAATGCATTACCGAATTTTTCAAAATCTTCTTTATACAAGAAAATCTTATGTTTCTCATAACGGAAATTTCCCTGATCATCGTATTTCTTTTTACTTTCAGTAATGGTTAAGTAATGATCATTTCCCCTTGTCTCTCTCACATCAAAAAAGTAGGTTCGCTTTCCTGCTCTTACCGCATTTGAATAAATCTCATCGTTCCCCTTATTTGAAGCTTTTTTATAACCGTCCATCCTTTTTTGTTTTCGTAATAGGGTCAAAGCTATTCAAAATTTCAACTTTAACAAACATTAAAATGTAATGTATTTTAACAAGAACACTAAAATAATGGTGTTTAGGGAATTATAATTTGGGAAAAACAGTATTTTGAAAAACGTTGAAAGCCCTTTAGACACTGGCCTCAGAATTTTCTAAAAGTTGCTGATCATGGAGTAATCGGTATAATCCGTTTTGATTCAGGATTTCTTCATGCGTTCCTTTTTCTACAATTTCTCCCTGATCCAATACAATAATTTGATCGCAATGTTTAATAGAAGAGATTCTATGCGAAATAATAATTGTGGTTCGATTTTGCATAAAGGTGTTAAGGTGTTCCAAAATTTGATCTTCAGTTTTGGTGTCTACCGCGGATAGACTATCGTCCAGTATCAAAATTTGTGGATCAGTGATTAATGCCCGAGCAATTGAAATTCGTTGTTTTTGGCCACCGGATAATGTGACCCCTCGTTCTCCGATTTTGGTTTCAAATCCATCTTTCAATTTGATGATATTGTCATAAATCGCTGCCTTTTTTGCGGCATCTTCAACCGTATTTGAATCAATGTCCTGAACTTGAGAACCAAATGCGATATTGTTTGAAATTGTATCGGAAAAGAGGAAAACATCCTGATGTACAAAGCCAATTCGTTTACGTAAATCATGTAGATTAACTTCTTGAATAGATTGACCATCAACGCGTATTACTCCGGAATCGGCATCATATAATCTTGCGATAAGTTGCGCAATGGTACTTTTTCCTGCTCCGGTTCTTCCGGTAATGGCTAATGATTGTCCCTGTTTAACTTTAAAACTTACATTTTTTAAAGCTTCTGTACCTGAATCCGGATAAGTGAAATTCACATTTTTAAATTCAATGTCTCCGTTAATTTCTGTAGGAGTTTGTGTGGGCGAAACAATTTGAGGTTGAATGCTTAAAAACTCATTAATTCTTTTTTGTGATGCGGCAGCTCTTTGGACCATAGAAGTAACCCATCCCACAACAGCTACCGGCCAGGTAAGCATGTTGACATATATGACAAATTCCGCAATATTTCCGGAAGTGATTTCCCCGGCAATGGTGAGCTGACCACCAATATAAATAGTCATAATCGTACTTAGACCAATGAGAAGAACCATCAACGGCATAAACATCGCATTGACTTTAACCAATTCCAGATTTACTTTTTTATAATCTTCGGTTTCCTGATTGAACTGCTCAAATCTTTGCGCACCAATATTGTAAGCTTTAAAAACACGGATCCCGGAAAAGGCTTCCTGAACGAAAGTGGAAATATTAGATAATTGTCTTTGAACCTTTTCACTTTTAATATTGATGATGTGACTCACGTAATAAATAGATATAGAAAGAAAAGGGAGTGGTAGAAGTACGTATAAAGTCAGTTTTACATTTACCGATAACATCGCCCAAACCACCAGAATAAAAACCACGATCATATTTGTGGAATACATAATCGCAGGGCCAATGTACATTCTTACCCGACTTACGTCTTCACTAATTCGATTCATCAAATCACCGGTACTATTTTTCTTATAAAATGATAGATCAAGTTTTTGATAGTGGTTGAAAATGTCATTTTTAAGATCGTATTCAATCAATCTGGACATAACAATGATGGTCTGGCGATTAAGAAATGTGAAAAAACCTTTGATCAAAGCCATAGCAAAAACGATCAAACCAAATACGATAATGGCTTGAGTCATAAATCCATAATAATCTTCCTGAATTTGCAGTCCATTAAATAAACGATATCGGGTTACCGTATCTCCCACAACATCAAATGCGATACGGATAATTTGAGCAGGTAAAATGGCAAATAGATTCGATGCGGTTATAAAAATTAAGCCTAGAAACAACCGTAATTTATATTTTAAAAAGTACTTATTTAAATAAAATAACGGCCGCATTAATTCGAAATAATTGGTTTATAAAATTGATAAAAACACTAATTTTGCAGCTTCAAAAAACAAATCTTGAAGACGGTTCAAAAGTAGGGCTTTTTTAGGCTGTGATGTGAGAAAATAATTCAAGAATAAAAAGATCTTTGATGGAAGGGTTATTTAACAGAAGGTACCTTAGGGTGAAAGTAATGCAAGCGGTTTATGCTTACGATTCGGCAAACCATAATTTAGAGCTTGGCGAAAAATCACTGGTTAAGAGTTTGGATGATGTATACACGTTGTACATCAATATGTTGAGTTTGTTGTTGGAAGTTGTGGATATGAGCCGCAAAAGCATTGAACTGAAGAAGGAAAAAAGGTTAGTAACCGAAGAAGATTTAAACCCTAATTTAAGATTTGCACAAAACGGAGCCGCACTTACCATAGAAAATAATCGTAAGTATAAGTTGTATGCAGAGAAGCTCGATTGGAGTGTAGAATCTGATAACATCAAAAAAATATGGAAAGAGGTTGAGGCAGATAAAAAGTATAAAGCTTTTATGTCTAATCCACGTCATAATTTTCAGCACGATATTGAAATTATGATCTATATTTTCAAAAACTACATTGCAGTAAATGAAGTGTTTCTGGATTTGTTTGAAGAGCGTAACATTTACTGGTATGATGATGTGCAGATGGTAAGCATTAATGTGGTAAAAACATTAAGTGGCTTGAGACCGGAAATGGATGAGTTTGATTCTATTTTGATGCAATTGTTTAAAAATCAAAAAGAAGACTTGAAATTTGTAAAAGAGTTGTATCACAAAACTGTGTTGCAAAGTGATGCTTCCATGAAGTTGATTGAAAAGTATACAAAGAACTGGGATGTAGACCGGATTGCAAGACTGGATACTGTTTTGATGAAAATATCTATTACAGAATTTACAAGTTTTCCAAATATTCCGGTGAAGGTGACAATGAACGAATATCTTGAAATATCAAAGAATTACAGTACTGAAAAAAGTCGTGTATTTATCAATGGTGTTTTGGATAAAGTCTTGGTAGATTTGAAGAATGAAAATAAATTGAATAAATCCGGTATGGGTTTAATTAATCGATAAGTAATAAAGTTTATGATAAAATCAGTTTTAAAATGTGGGATGTTGGCTTTAGTAGTTGGAGTAACATCTTGTGGAGATAGTCAAAAAGCAGATGCTTTATCTCCTGATTTAGTAAGTAATCCGGCAACAGCTTCATCTGAAAAAGGGGAGCAAAAACAAGCTAAAATGGTTTTCTCTGATGCAGAGCAGAGTTTTGGTTCAATCGTGCAGGGAGAAAGTGTAACTAAAATCTATCATTTTAAAAATGAAGGTGAAGTGGATTTAATCATTTCATCTGCAAATGGTTCATGTGGATGTACCATTCCAAAATGGCCTAAGACACCAATTAAACCAGGTCAGTCTGGCGAGATTGAAGTGGTGTTTAATAGTCAGGGTAAAAAAGGAAAACAAACCAAAAAAGTATATATAACCGCAAATACACATCCGGCAAATAATGTGATTGTATTAAAAGGAGATGTAGTTGCACCAGAATAAACAAATCAAATGGATATTAACGGAATATTGACACAATTTGGACCACTGATTTTAATTGGAGTGGTTTTTTATTTTTTCATCATCAGACCTCAGTTAAAGAGAGCGAAAGATGCAAAGAAGTTTAGAGAGGCGATGAGAAAAGGCGACAAAGTCGTAACCATTGGTGGAATACATGGAAAGATTTTAGAGATTAGAGAAACAACAATCGTTCTGGAGGCAGAAAGTAAAACCAGATTTGTGGTGGAGCGTTCAGCAATTTCTCCAGAATTTACATCAGGATCAGGCGAAAGCGATTTGGCCTTGTCCGCGCGTAAATAATGCAAAGCTCCGACCCGGCAGATACAAAGAGTTTGTTTATCCGGTATAAGCCGGGTCGGAGGTTTTATGTTTTTGTAATTAGCTTGTTCTTAGCATCCGGGTTTTGGTTGCTGAATGCGTTAAACAAAACATATAATGAAGAAATTGAAATTACCCTAAAGTACATTAACCTTCCTGAAGACCGGGCTTTTTCTCCGGTTCCTTATCGCAATATTAAAATCGAATTATCGGGTGATGGTTATGGTCTCATTCAGTTTAGAGACGTGGCCGAAGAAGATACGGTAGTGATTGACATCGCGAAACTGCATTTCGAATCTTACGGAAGAAAAGAACGTGCGAGTATTCCAACTTCGGTGATTGTGAATGATTTGAAAAGTGGATTGAGTAACAATATGAATGTCACGCGAATTAATCGAGATACCATTGAAATTGTCACGGAACGTGGAACATCAAAAGAATTAAAAATTAAACCCGATTATAGTGTGACACTGGCCAAAGGAATGGTGCTTAAGAAACCCATTTATGCGGTACCTGAATGGGTGAATACCAATGGACCAATCTCAGTGTTGGATGAATTGGAAGAATTAAAAACCGATCATGTATATTTAGATGACTTATCTGAATATCAGGAAGTGGAAGTAGAGCTAAGTTATAATGCTAAGCTATTACAACCTGAGGTCTCCACAGTGAGGTTGATTGCCGAAGTTGAAGCCTTGACCGAAGGTGAGATTGAAATACCAATTCATGTAGAGAATATCCCTGAAGGTAAGCGAGTTCGATTGCTACCGCAGATCATTACTTTAAAATACAGTACGGGATTATCTCATTATGATTTTATTACTCCTGAGTTATTTGATGTGGTGGTGAATTACGAAAATGTTTTAAAGAATCCATCAAAGTTGCCGGTTACCATTAGAACCTATCCGAGCTATGTGAATGTTATTCAATATGTACCTGAGCGCGTGGATTATTTAATCATGGATTTGGAGGATAAAAAATGAAGGTTGTAGGCTTGACAGGTGGAATTGGTAGTGGAAAAACAACCGTAGGTAATATCTTTAAAAGATTGAAGATACCTGTATACGATTCGGATTCCAGAGCCAAGGCGTTATATACAGAGAGTCCGGAATTAAGAAAACAAGTAGAGAAGGAGTTCGGAACTGATATATATTCCGAAGATCAAATCGATCGAGCAAAACTGGCTGCAATTGTTTTTCAAGATAAAAGCAAACTGGAGGTTTTAAATGGATTGGTACATCCTGTATTGAATCTGGATTTTGAGCAATGGGCAAATTCGCAAGAAGCGCCTTATGTGATTCGAGAAGCAGCCATATTGTTAGAGTCGGGTGGTTACAAAGCATGTGACGCTATTATTGTGGTGACGGCTGATGAATCTATTCGAATAGCGAGAGTACAGACGCGAGATGAGGCTACTGCGGAACAAGTGAAAGCCAGAATTCAAAACCAGTGGTCGGATCAAAAAAGGTTAGAATATGCCGATTATGAGATCAGGAATAATGGACAGGAGCCATTGATTGATCAGGTGATGCAAATCCATGAGGAATTGAAATCCTGAAAGTAAGCTCATGATTTAAAGCTTTTTCTAACTTTAAATTAACCCGATTAATTTTAGGCATTGTTAACCTTTATGTTTTCTTTGTCTGAGAAGAACATTAAATTTTAATTTCTACAAAATATGAAGGTTTTCTCTAAGGTTCTTGCTGTACTGATAATCGTACTTCTAGCAGGTTTTATCTATTTTATTTCAAATTTTGGTCCTATCATTTCCGGTTTCGGAGCTAAAGGTGTTTGTTCGTGTGTATTTGTTGGGAATCGAACTGCGGAGAGTGCGATAGCGAATGAGTTGGGTGCATTTCCATTGTCGCTTGGACACTTTGAAGTGAATATGGAAGATTCCTCCGCTACGGGAACTGTTTTTGGGTTGGCCAGATCAAAAGCAATTTATCGTAAAGGTTTGGGATGTACTTTGATTCGTGAGAGAAGTGAAGAAGAAATCAGAACCGAATTGCCCGGAGTTGATTTAAAGAAACCGGAATTAAGTGATACTTTGGACTGGCCTTTGGGAACCAGATTACCGGATTCTATTAGTAGTCATGTGGATTTGAATGCACTTAAAAAAGTGATTGCGCAATCTTTTGAAAATACAAATCCAGAAGTTCCTGCAAAAACCAGAGGGGTATTGGTGGTGTATGATGGGCAATTGGTTTTAGAAGAATATGCAGATGAGTTTGATAAAAACTCAGCGCAATTGGGATGGTCTATGACTAAAAGTGTCACCAACGGTTTGTACGGGATTATGGTTAAGAAGGGTATGTTGGATATTTATCAACCTGCTCCGGTTTCTGAGTGGCAAAATGCGGATGACCCCAGAAGTGAAATCACTACAGATGAGTTATTGCGAATGAGCTCAGGGTTGTATTGGGAAGAAGTTTATTCGAATGTAAGCACGGCTACAAATATGTTGTATAAATATGCCAGAATGGGAGACTTTGCCGTATCGCAAGATCTACAATATGAAATTGGATCGAAATGGTATTATTCTAGTGGAACAACCAATATCTTGTCTAAAATCTTAAGAGAGCAGGTTGGAGAAGAAAAATATTATCAGTTTGCACAAAATGAATTGTTTAGCAAGTTAGGAGTTACTACTGCAGTTATTGAACCCGATGCGGGAGGTACTCATGTAGGATCATCTTACATGTGGGCATCCGCGAGAGATTGGGCGCGTTTAGGATTGTTATATTTAAACAACGGAAACTGGTATGGAGAACAAATCTTACCGGAAAATTGGGTGAATTATACGGTACAACCAACTGCACATACGGATAAAGGACAGTATGGTGCGCAATGGTGGTTAAATGCGGGAGAAGAAGGGAATGAGCAAAATCGATTATTACCGGATGTTTCCACCGATATGTATATGATGGATGGCTATGAGGGGCAACGTGTTTTTGTAGTTCCGTCTAAAAAGCTGGTTGTGGTTAGATTAGGACAAAATAAAAGAGGTGGTTTTGATCATAACTGGTTTTTGAGTAGTGTGATGAACTGTATTAAATAGATGCAAATGAAGGTTACTTTTCTGGGAACAGGGACCTCGCAGGGCGTTCCCATGATCGCATGTGATTGTGAAGTATGTACTTCAACAAACTCAAAAGACAAACGATTAAGATCTTCCATTTTAGTAGAAGTCAACGACCAAACAATCATTGTGGATACTGGCCCGGATTTTAGATATCAAATGTTGCGTGCACAGGTCAAAAAACTGGATGCTGTGGTTTTTACGCATGAACATAAAGATCATGTAGCCGGTTTGGATGATGTGAGAGGATTTAACTACATCATGAAAAAATCCATGCAGATCTACGCAACTGAAAATGTGCAAACTGCATTAAAAAGAGATTTTCATTATGCGTTTGGAGCAAATAAATATCCCGGGGTACCACAATTAGAATTGAATACGATTACCAGTGAACCGTTTCATATTGAAGACCTGGAAATGATTCCTATTCAATTAAAACATTACAAAATGGATGTTTTTGGATACAGAATAGGAAAATTTGCCTACATCACGGATGCCAATTATATTGCTGAAAGTGAAATGAAAAAGCTAGAGGGTCTGGAGGTTTTGGTCATTAATGCACTCCAAAAAACAAATCATATTTCTCATTTTACATTGGAAGAAGCATTAGATGTCATCGGCCGGTTAAAACCTAAAAAAGCATATTTAACGCACATTAGTCATCGGATGGGAAAACATGAAGATGTGAGTAAAGAATTACCGGAGAACGTTGAATTGGCTTATGATGGGTTAGTAGTGGAAGTATAGTACATTTGTATACAATCTTTTAATAATTCGACATGTGTAGAAGAATACTCTTTGTTTTAACGTTTGTATTGATAGGATTTTCTGTACAAGCTCAATTATTAAAATTGAGTTCTCCGGATTCGTTAAATGGCAAACCCAAAAAAGAGTTTTATACTACAGCCTGGATAAAGTATAGTGGATTTTATGATCTAAGAGGAATTCCCAATGTATCGTCTATGCATTTGCCATCCATTCCTACCGAACGTCAAAATGTACCGGATGATCCACAATATCATGCAGATTTAAATCAAACCAGAATCATATTTGCATCTGCTTTTCAGACCAAATCTTTGGGGGAGATCAAGTCGTATATCGAAACAGATTTTTATGGCAATGGAGGCGGAGGTTTGCGCATGCGTCATGCTTATGTACGATTTTTAAATTTTAGAATTGGGCAAGCATGGTCCGGATTTACAGATGAGGAGGCATGGCCGAATATCACGGATTTTGATGGCCCTTCAACGGGTGTTTGGGTAAGAACAGCACAGATTACCTATTTCATTCGACCGAATAAGGATTCGGATATTTCTATTGGTATTGAGACACCAGTACCGGATTACAATCGTTATTTAGAGTTTGATACTTTGGTATCGCCTACCAATCAAACCATACCTGATTTTGTATCACACTATGAAATCAGGTGGCCTAAGGGGCACTTTCAATTGGGTGGTGTGGCAAGAGCGATTGAGTATAAAAATGCGCAGTCGAAAACCATTTATAAACTGGGAGGTGGTTTTAGTGGTTCGGGAAGTCAGGTTCTTTTTGGAAGAGATAAATTCATTTACCAAATTGCAGCGGGTTATGGAATTTCCAGATATTTAGTATCGTTTGGTGGAGGTGGATGGGATGCCGTACCAAATTCTCAAGGTGAATTGGAATTAGTCCCTATTTATGGCGGTTATGTTGGATATCAACTTTTCTGGGGAAAGAAAACCTATGACCAAAGAGATCATAATCATTTTAGCTCCACATTTGTTTACGGATATGTGCAACTCAATAACCCGTTGAATCAACCGAAAGCAACATTGCTTACCGGATCATATGCAAGTGCCAATGTATATTGGAATGTGGTTGGACCACTCAATATCGGTTTAGAAGGAATTTATGGTTTTCGTACGGATGAATTGGAAAGCTCGGGTGATAACTTAAGAATCCAGTTAGTTGTTGAATACAATTTCTAAGAGTTTGAATTTAATATCTCGTTAAGCTTTTCATCCAGTTCTTCTACAGTTAACCCTCTGGCAATAATTTGTCCATTGGGATCAATGAGTACAGTATGTGGAATGGCACTTACTCCATATAAGTTAGACGCAGCATTGTCCCAAAGTTTTAGATCAGAGACATGGTCCCATTCCAGACTATCTTCTTGAATAGCTTGGAGCCAATTTTCTTTTTTAGAATCTAACGAAACACCCAAAACGTTATAGCCGTTATCATGATATTTATGATAGATAGCCACCATTTTTTCACTATCTGCACGACAGGGTCCACACCAGGAAGCCCAGAAATCAATTAATAGATAGGAGCCAAAATGTGAAGACAAGGATTCCGGAATGCCTTCGGTATTGTTCATAGTGAAATCGGGAGCAGGTTTACCTACAGCACTATTTTCCAGTTTTAGAAGCTTTCCTTCAATCATGCTATATAAGGCTGTTTTCTCGATTTCCGGAGAGATATTATCAAAAAGAATGCGAAGTTCTTCTGTAGTTACATCATACATTAATTTGTTTGCAATATAAAACTCTGCGACATAGCTTTTTGGATGTGATTTAACCCAATCTAATAACCATTTGTCTTTGATTCCCGAAAAAG
This genomic interval from bacterium SCSIO 12643 contains the following:
- a CDS encoding proline dehydrogenase family protein yields the protein MTNQNNENLKVSFNDTKTAFSHLSDKDLDFSIKMFQLMQNPTLVKVGTALSQFALATHLPITGIVKATVFRQFCGGTNLTESLDKVEELYKYNVGSILDYAVEGAQDEETFESTKNQIINVIRKAETTDGIPVACMKMTGVFRFELLEKMTAETPLSDAEKQEYKRAVDRFEQICKVAHETGVPIYVDAEETWIQPAIDRLVESRMRVYNKKKAIVFHTLQMYRWDKIDHLKKLIAESKKEGWFLGIKFVRGAYLEKENQRAKDMGYKTFIQPDKESTDRDFDLAIEMMIDNIAHCEICNGTHNALSSMKLVELMKKHKLANNDRRIYFSQLKGMSDTISFNLANAGYNVSKYLPYGPVKAAIPYLTRRAEENTSIAGQMGKELTDLLEEKARRKAIK
- a CDS encoding DUF3276 family protein is translated as MDGYKKASNKGNDEIYSNAVRAGKRTYFFDVRETRGNDHYLTITESKKKYDDQGNFRYEKHKIFLYKEDFEKFGNAFNQAIEMIEQLQNGNGIESGNQMESDYMDVDFESLGSNE
- a CDS encoding ABC transporter ATP-binding protein, producing MRPLFYLNKYFLKYKLRLFLGLIFITASNLFAILPAQIIRIAFDVVGDTVTRYRLFNGLQIQEDYYGFMTQAIIVFGLIVFAMALIKGFFTFLNRQTIIVMSRLIEYDLKNDIFNHYQKLDLSFYKKNSTGDLMNRISEDVSRVRMYIGPAIMYSTNMIVVFILVVWAMLSVNVKLTLYVLLPLPFLSISIYYVSHIINIKSEKVQRQLSNISTFVQEAFSGIRVFKAYNIGAQRFEQFNQETEDYKKVNLELVKVNAMFMPLMVLLIGLSTIMTIYIGGQLTIAGEITSGNIAEFVIYVNMLTWPVAVVGWVTSMVQRAAASQKRINEFLSIQPQIVSPTQTPTEINGDIEFKNVNFTYPDSGTEALKNVSFKVKQGQSLAITGRTGAGKSTIAQLIARLYDADSGVIRVDGQSIQEVNLHDLRKRIGFVHQDVFLFSDTISNNIAFGSQVQDIDSNTVEDAAKKAAIYDNIIKLKDGFETKIGERGVTLSGGQKQRISIARALITDPQILILDDSLSAVDTKTEDQILEHLNTFMQNRTTIIISHRISSIKHCDQIIVLDQGEIVEKGTHEEILNQNGLYRLLHDQQLLENSEASV
- the nusB gene encoding transcription antitermination factor NusB, whose translation is MEGLFNRRYLRVKVMQAVYAYDSANHNLELGEKSLVKSLDDVYTLYINMLSLLLEVVDMSRKSIELKKEKRLVTEEDLNPNLRFAQNGAALTIENNRKYKLYAEKLDWSVESDNIKKIWKEVEADKKYKAFMSNPRHNFQHDIEIMIYIFKNYIAVNEVFLDLFEERNIYWYDDVQMVSINVVKTLSGLRPEMDEFDSILMQLFKNQKEDLKFVKELYHKTVLQSDASMKLIEKYTKNWDVDRIARLDTVLMKISITEFTSFPNIPVKVTMNEYLEISKNYSTEKSRVFINGVLDKVLVDLKNENKLNKSGMGLINR
- a CDS encoding DUF1573 domain-containing protein, with translation MIKSVLKCGMLALVVGVTSCGDSQKADALSPDLVSNPATASSEKGEQKQAKMVFSDAEQSFGSIVQGESVTKIYHFKNEGEVDLIISSANGSCGCTIPKWPKTPIKPGQSGEIEVVFNSQGKKGKQTKKVYITANTHPANNVIVLKGDVVAPE
- the yajC gene encoding preprotein translocase subunit YajC, encoding MDINGILTQFGPLILIGVVFYFFIIRPQLKRAKDAKKFREAMRKGDKVVTIGGIHGKILEIRETTIVLEAESKTRFVVERSAISPEFTSGSGESDLALSARK
- the coaE gene encoding dephospho-CoA kinase (Dephospho-CoA kinase (CoaE) performs the final step in coenzyme A biosynthesis.), with protein sequence MKVVGLTGGIGSGKTTVGNIFKRLKIPVYDSDSRAKALYTESPELRKQVEKEFGTDIYSEDQIDRAKLAAIVFQDKSKLEVLNGLVHPVLNLDFEQWANSQEAPYVIREAAILLESGGYKACDAIIVVTADESIRIARVQTRDEATAEQVKARIQNQWSDQKRLEYADYEIRNNGQEPLIDQVMQIHEELKS
- a CDS encoding serine hydrolase → MKVFSKVLAVLIIVLLAGFIYFISNFGPIISGFGAKGVCSCVFVGNRTAESAIANELGAFPLSLGHFEVNMEDSSATGTVFGLARSKAIYRKGLGCTLIRERSEEEIRTELPGVDLKKPELSDTLDWPLGTRLPDSISSHVDLNALKKVIAQSFENTNPEVPAKTRGVLVVYDGQLVLEEYADEFDKNSAQLGWSMTKSVTNGLYGIMVKKGMLDIYQPAPVSEWQNADDPRSEITTDELLRMSSGLYWEEVYSNVSTATNMLYKYARMGDFAVSQDLQYEIGSKWYYSSGTTNILSKILREQVGEEKYYQFAQNELFSKLGVTTAVIEPDAGGTHVGSSYMWASARDWARLGLLYLNNGNWYGEQILPENWVNYTVQPTAHTDKGQYGAQWWLNAGEEGNEQNRLLPDVSTDMYMMDGYEGQRVFVVPSKKLVVVRLGQNKRGGFDHNWFLSSVMNCIK
- a CDS encoding MBL fold metallo-hydrolase; the protein is MKVTFLGTGTSQGVPMIACDCEVCTSTNSKDKRLRSSILVEVNDQTIIVDTGPDFRYQMLRAQVKKLDAVVFTHEHKDHVAGLDDVRGFNYIMKKSMQIYATENVQTALKRDFHYAFGANKYPGVPQLELNTITSEPFHIEDLEMIPIQLKHYKMDVFGYRIGKFAYITDANYIAESEMKKLEGLEVLVINALQKTNHISHFTLEEALDVIGRLKPKKAYLTHISHRMGKHEDVSKELPENVELAYDGLVVEV
- a CDS encoding AhpC/TSA family protein; this translates as MFKFVISILMIGYFSSCNSSSEAPKEPSVPGYEIQIEIGKTSMDSAFLYVFKDFNWVLIDSVSGDSGKFHFTGHVDGADFFSFGDRKRNYIVNFFAENSPIQITGNFEKPGQEKISGSAVHNEYLSIQDSMLIFDNQMNSIYQQYNMAEEQGDSVLMKQLEQQYFAFSGIKDKWLLDWVKSHPKSYVAEFYIANKLMYDVTTEELRILFDNISPEIEKTALYSMIEGKLLKLENSAVGKPAPDFTMNNTEGIPESLSSHFGSYLLIDFWASWCGPCRADSEKMVAIYHKYHDNGYNVLGVSLDSKKENWLQAIQEDSLEWDHVSDLKLWDNAASNLYGVSAIPHTVLIDPNGQIIARGLTVEELDEKLNEILNSNS